Proteins found in one Ammospiza nelsoni isolate bAmmNel1 chromosome 15, bAmmNel1.pri, whole genome shotgun sequence genomic segment:
- the MTM1 gene encoding myotubularin isoform X2, with amino-acid sequence MASSSTSKYNSNSLENSSSKQNLKDGSSWEQNEEIPRLPGETRVTDKDVIYMCPFNGPVKGRVYITNYRLYLRSVENDPVVILDVPLGVISRIEKMGGASSRGENSYGLDITCKDMRNLRFALKQEGHSRRDIFELLTKYAFPQSHNLPFFAFVNEEKFPENGWMVYNPMSEYRRQGLPNERWRVTFINEHYGLCDTYPSLLVVPYNATDEDLKKVAAFRSRNRIPVLSWVHPETQAVIMRCSQPLVGMSGKRNKDDERYLDIIREANGQISKLTIYDARPNVNAVANKATGGGYEGEDAYPNAELTFLDIHNIHVMRESLKKLKDIVYPNVEESHWLSSLESTHWLEHIKLVLTGAIQVADKVSSGRSSVLVHCSDGWDRTAQLTSLAMLMLDSYYRTIEGFEVLVQKEWISFGHKFASRIGHGDKNHADTDRSPIFLQFIDCVWQMSKQFPTAFEFNEQFLITILDHLYSCRFGTFLYNSEFLREKEKVTERTLSLWSLINSDKSKYTNAFYSKELNRALYPVASMRHLELWVNYYIRWNPRIRQQPNPMEQRYLELLALRDDYIRRLEELQITNNAKISNSSASSTSPSQMVSQVQTQF; translated from the exons ATGGCCTCATCATCAACATCTAAATATAATTCAAACTCCTTGGAGAACTCCTCAAGTAAACAG AATCTAAAAGATGGAAGTAGTTGGgaacaaaatgaagaaatacCTCGTCTGCCAGGGGAGACCAGGGTCACAG ACAAGGATGTTATTTATATGTGTCCATTTAATGGCCCCGTTAAAGGAAGAGTGTACATCACAAACTACAGGCTGTACCTCAGAAGTGTGGAAAAT GATCCAGTTGTGATATTGGATGTTCCCTTGGGGGTAATTTCCAGGATTGAAAAAATGGGAGGAGCTTCAAGCAGAGGAGAGAACTCTTATGGATTAGATATAACCTGTAAA GATATGAGGAATTTACGGTTTGCATTAAAACAAGAAGGGCACAGTAGAAGAGATATATTTGAACTCCTCACAAAATATGCTTTTCCCCAGTCACATAACTTG cctttttttgcctttgtaaATGAAGAAAAGTTTCCTGAAAATGGGTGGATGGTGTACAACCCAATGTCTGAATACAGGAGACAG GGGCTGCCCAACGAGCGGTGGCGGGTGACTTTCATTAACGAGCACTACGGGCTGTGTGACACGTACCCCTCGCTCCTGGTCGTGCCCTACAACGCCACAGATGAGGATCTCAAGAAAGTTGCTGCCTTTAGGTCCCGAAATAGAATCCCA GTTCTGTCGTGGGTTCACCCAGAGACCCAGGCTGTGATCATGCGCTGCAGTCAGCCCCTGGTGGGAATGAGCGGCAAGCGGAACAAGGATGATGAAAGGTACCTCGATATCATCAGGGAGGCCAACGGGCAGATCTCCAAACTGACCATCTATGATGCAAGGCCCAATGTCAATGCAGTTGCAAACAAG GCAACTGGGGGAGGATATGAAGGTGAAGATGCATATCCCAATGCAGAACTTACCTTCTTGGACATCCATAACATTCATGTCATGCGGGAATCTTTGAAGAAGCTGAAGGACATTGTTTATCCTAATGTGGAAGAATCACACTGGTTGTCAAGTCTGGAATCAACCCATTGGTTAGAACATATAAAG CTGGTGCTGACAGGAGCCATCCAGGTGGCAGACAAGGTGTCGTCGGGCCGGAGCTCGGTGCTGGTTCACTGCAGCGATGGCTGGGACCGCACGGCTCAGCTCACCTCCCTGGCCATGCTCATGCTGGACAGCTACTACAGAACCATAGAAGGCTTTGAGGTTCTGGTGCAGAAGGAGTGGATCAGCTTTGGACACAAGTTTGCATCG AGAATAGGCCATGGTGATAAAAATCATGCTGATACTGACAGATCGCCCATCTTTCTGCAGTTTATTGATTGTGTGTGGCAGATGTCTAAACAG TTTCCTACGGCCTTTGAATTCAATGAGCAGTTCCTGATCACAATCCTGGATCACTTGTACAGCTGTCGCTTTGGCACTTTCCTGTATAACAGCGAgttcctcagagaaaaagag aaaGTGACTGAGAGAACGTTATCCTTATGGTCTTTGATAAACAGTGACAAATCTAAATACACCAATGCTTTTTATAGTAAAGAGCTAAACCGAGCACTCTATCCTGTAGCCAGCATGCGGCATTTAGAGCTCTGGGTTAATTACTACATCAGGTGGAACCCCAGGATTCGGCAGCAA
- the MTM1 gene encoding myotubularin isoform X1, with the protein MASSSTSKYNSNSLENSSSKQNLKDGSSWEQNEEIPRLPGETRVTDKDVIYMCPFNGPVKGRVYITNYRLYLRSVENDPVVILDVPLGVISRIEKMGGASSRGENSYGLDITCKDMRNLRFALKQEGHSRRDIFELLTKYAFPQSHNLPFFAFVNEEKFPENGWMVYNPMSEYRRQGLPNERWRVTFINEHYGLCDTYPSLLVVPYNATDEDLKKVAAFRSRNRIPVLSWVHPETQAVIMRCSQPLVGMSGKRNKDDERYLDIIREANGQISKLTIYDARPNVNAVANKATGGGYEGEDAYPNAELTFLDIHNIHVMRESLKKLKDIVYPNVEESHWLSSLESTHWLEHIKLVLTGAIQVADKVSSGRSSVLVHCSDGWDRTAQLTSLAMLMLDSYYRTIEGFEVLVQKEWISFGHKFASRIGHGDKNHADTDRSPIFLQFIDCVWQMSKQFPTAFEFNEQFLITILDHLYSCRFGTFLYNSEFLREKEKVTERTLSLWSLINSDKSKYTNAFYSKELNRALYPVASMRHLELWVNYYIRWNPRIRQQQPNPMEQRYLELLALRDDYIRRLEELQITNNAKISNSSASSTSPSQMVSQVQTQF; encoded by the exons ATGGCCTCATCATCAACATCTAAATATAATTCAAACTCCTTGGAGAACTCCTCAAGTAAACAG AATCTAAAAGATGGAAGTAGTTGGgaacaaaatgaagaaatacCTCGTCTGCCAGGGGAGACCAGGGTCACAG ACAAGGATGTTATTTATATGTGTCCATTTAATGGCCCCGTTAAAGGAAGAGTGTACATCACAAACTACAGGCTGTACCTCAGAAGTGTGGAAAAT GATCCAGTTGTGATATTGGATGTTCCCTTGGGGGTAATTTCCAGGATTGAAAAAATGGGAGGAGCTTCAAGCAGAGGAGAGAACTCTTATGGATTAGATATAACCTGTAAA GATATGAGGAATTTACGGTTTGCATTAAAACAAGAAGGGCACAGTAGAAGAGATATATTTGAACTCCTCACAAAATATGCTTTTCCCCAGTCACATAACTTG cctttttttgcctttgtaaATGAAGAAAAGTTTCCTGAAAATGGGTGGATGGTGTACAACCCAATGTCTGAATACAGGAGACAG GGGCTGCCCAACGAGCGGTGGCGGGTGACTTTCATTAACGAGCACTACGGGCTGTGTGACACGTACCCCTCGCTCCTGGTCGTGCCCTACAACGCCACAGATGAGGATCTCAAGAAAGTTGCTGCCTTTAGGTCCCGAAATAGAATCCCA GTTCTGTCGTGGGTTCACCCAGAGACCCAGGCTGTGATCATGCGCTGCAGTCAGCCCCTGGTGGGAATGAGCGGCAAGCGGAACAAGGATGATGAAAGGTACCTCGATATCATCAGGGAGGCCAACGGGCAGATCTCCAAACTGACCATCTATGATGCAAGGCCCAATGTCAATGCAGTTGCAAACAAG GCAACTGGGGGAGGATATGAAGGTGAAGATGCATATCCCAATGCAGAACTTACCTTCTTGGACATCCATAACATTCATGTCATGCGGGAATCTTTGAAGAAGCTGAAGGACATTGTTTATCCTAATGTGGAAGAATCACACTGGTTGTCAAGTCTGGAATCAACCCATTGGTTAGAACATATAAAG CTGGTGCTGACAGGAGCCATCCAGGTGGCAGACAAGGTGTCGTCGGGCCGGAGCTCGGTGCTGGTTCACTGCAGCGATGGCTGGGACCGCACGGCTCAGCTCACCTCCCTGGCCATGCTCATGCTGGACAGCTACTACAGAACCATAGAAGGCTTTGAGGTTCTGGTGCAGAAGGAGTGGATCAGCTTTGGACACAAGTTTGCATCG AGAATAGGCCATGGTGATAAAAATCATGCTGATACTGACAGATCGCCCATCTTTCTGCAGTTTATTGATTGTGTGTGGCAGATGTCTAAACAG TTTCCTACGGCCTTTGAATTCAATGAGCAGTTCCTGATCACAATCCTGGATCACTTGTACAGCTGTCGCTTTGGCACTTTCCTGTATAACAGCGAgttcctcagagaaaaagag aaaGTGACTGAGAGAACGTTATCCTTATGGTCTTTGATAAACAGTGACAAATCTAAATACACCAATGCTTTTTATAGTAAAGAGCTAAACCGAGCACTCTATCCTGTAGCCAGCATGCGGCATTTAGAGCTCTGGGTTAATTACTACATCAGGTGGAACCCCAGGATTCGGCAGCAA